In one window of Acidobacteriota bacterium DNA:
- a CDS encoding mechanosensitive ion channel domain-containing protein, whose protein sequence is MRLIFQEPAPPLSGKAVINKIQDYLQYPFINYNNFKISILSLVIFAAVIFITLLVSRFIRSILDKRVLPRFSNIDRGLQYTMLRMVHYLIIFFGIIYALKAGFGADLTGIAVVIGFLSVGIGFGLQAITGDVIAGFILLFERPLRVGDYLKLGEMEGRVAQINLRSTMLITNDQVTIIVPNSELVKNRVINWSYSSKVRIKVPVETSEKSDLDAVTETLIRAASDIAHVLTEPKPIVRFIGHGDSSLKFELLIWTDAPHDHQRIRSDINRHIHQLFNETGIAIPVLQRDFHIRGGVVKLNKRKSKNHKAAQGGEIVEGIRLSSLEAKVKSEE, encoded by the coding sequence ATGAGATTGATTTTTCAGGAACCTGCACCACCGCTTTCCGGCAAAGCCGTCATTAATAAAATTCAAGACTATTTACAGTATCCGTTTATCAACTACAACAATTTTAAAATTTCGATTCTCAGCCTGGTGATTTTTGCAGCGGTTATTTTTATCACCCTGCTGGTTTCGCGCTTCATCAGAAGCATACTCGATAAACGGGTGTTGCCAAGGTTTTCAAACATCGACCGGGGGCTGCAATACACCATGCTCAGAATGGTGCATTATCTCATCATTTTCTTCGGCATCATTTACGCTTTGAAAGCGGGCTTTGGCGCAGACCTCACAGGGATTGCCGTGGTCATCGGCTTTTTATCGGTTGGCATCGGCTTTGGATTGCAAGCCATCACCGGCGATGTGATTGCCGGGTTCATCTTGCTTTTTGAAAGACCCTTGCGGGTCGGCGATTATTTGAAACTCGGTGAAATGGAAGGTCGCGTCGCGCAAATCAATCTGCGTTCAACGATGCTTATAACCAATGATCAGGTGACGATTATCGTGCCCAATTCCGAACTCGTGAAAAATCGCGTCATCAACTGGTCATATAGTTCAAAAGTGAGAATTAAAGTTCCCGTTGAAACTTCGGAAAAAAGCGACCTTGATGCCGTGACCGAAACCTTAATCAGAGCGGCATCGGACATTGCTCACGTGCTGACGGAGCCGAAACCGATAGTGCGGTTTATAGGGCATGGTGATTCGTCTTTGAAATTTGAGTTGTTAATCTGGACGGATGCGCCGCACGACCATCAACGCATTCGTAGCGACATCAATCGCCATATTCATCAACTATTCAATGAAACGGGCATTGCCATTCCGGTTTTGCAACGCGATTTCCATATTCGCGGCGGTGTGGTGAAATTGAATAAGCGAAAATCGAAGAATCACAAAGCGGCACAGGGAGGCGAAATCGTCGAAGGCATCAGGTTGTCGAGCCTCGAAGCCAAAGTCAAAAGCGAAGAATGA
- a CDS encoding M28 family metallopeptidase: MTKKVSLIVVVLSLLFSVTLNAQQKLSAKKASSTKPASAKLNPQIQKILSEISAKNIEATIRKLVSFGTRHSLSDTQSETRGIGAARRWIKAEMEGYAKDAGGRLQVEFDSFIQPAGGRVNKPTELVNVVATLPGKQPESQDRIYVVSGHYDSCVCAQDTMDATSDAPGANDDASGTAAVMEMARVMSKYEFDATLVFMTVAAEEQGLLGAGHWAEMAKQKGWNVAGMITNDIIGSSRAEDGHIDDKQVRLFAEGVPPLAQLTPELRTQLQTGGENDLPTRQLARYIKETGERYLRGFKVNVIYRKDRYLRGGDHSPFLERGFAAVRMTEPNEDYKHQHQKIREDNGVKYGDLPEFVDFNYVAQVARVNAAALASLALAPAAPKKVEMETARLENDTTIRWEANREPDLAGYRIVWRDTTAPFWTNAVMVGNVTRYTVKNMSKDNYFFGVQAVDKDGNVSMAVYPTPYRPQRRQ, from the coding sequence ATGACAAAAAAAGTCTCTTTAATCGTTGTGGTTTTATCGCTCTTGTTTTCGGTGACGCTGAACGCCCAGCAGAAGCTTTCAGCTAAGAAAGCATCATCAACGAAACCGGCAAGCGCCAAACTCAACCCGCAGATTCAAAAAATCCTCAGTGAAATTTCTGCCAAAAATATCGAAGCGACGATTCGCAAACTGGTCAGTTTCGGCACTCGTCATTCGCTTTCGGACACGCAGAGCGAGACGCGCGGCATCGGCGCTGCCCGGCGTTGGATTAAAGCCGAAATGGAAGGCTACGCGAAAGACGCGGGCGGCAGGCTTCAGGTCGAATTCGATTCCTTCATTCAACCGGCCGGCGGGCGCGTCAATAAACCGACGGAACTTGTCAATGTGGTCGCGACCTTGCCCGGCAAACAGCCTGAATCGCAAGACCGCATTTATGTCGTCAGCGGGCATTACGATTCGTGTGTGTGCGCGCAGGATACAATGGATGCGACAAGCGACGCGCCGGGCGCAAACGATGATGCGTCGGGAACCGCTGCGGTGATGGAGATGGCGCGCGTCATGTCAAAATATGAATTCGATGCGACGCTGGTGTTTATGACGGTTGCCGCCGAAGAACAAGGTTTGCTTGGCGCAGGGCACTGGGCGGAGATGGCTAAGCAGAAAGGCTGGAACGTCGCAGGCATGATTACCAACGACATCATCGGCAGTTCACGCGCCGAAGACGGACATATTGACGATAAACAGGTGCGCTTGTTTGCCGAAGGGGTGCCGCCGCTTGCGCAACTTACGCCGGAACTGCGCACCCAGTTGCAAACCGGCGGCGAAAACGATTTGCCGACCCGCCAACTGGCGCGCTACATCAAAGAAACCGGCGAGCGTTATCTGAGAGGTTTCAAAGTCAATGTGATTTATCGCAAAGACCGTTACCTGCGCGGCGGCGACCATTCGCCGTTTTTAGAGCGCGGCTTTGCGGCAGTGCGGATGACCGAGCCGAACGAAGATTACAAACACCAGCATCAGAAAATTCGCGAAGACAACGGCGTAAAATATGGCGATTTGCCGGAGTTTGTGGATTTCAATTATGTCGCCCAGGTCGCCCGCGTCAATGCTGCGGCGCTGGCAAGCCTGGCGCTCGCTCCGGCTGCGCCAAAGAAGGTCGAGATGGAAACCGCGCGGCTTGAAAACGACACGACCATTCGCTGGGAAGCTAATCGTGAGCCTGACCTTGCCGGCTACCGAATCGTCTGGCGCGATACCACCGCGCCGTTTTGGACGAATGCGGTGATGGTCGGCAATGTCACGCGCTATACGGTTAAGAATATGTCAAAGGACAATTACTTTTTCGGCGTGCAGGCGGTTGATAAAGACGGCAATGTGAGCATGGCGGTTTACCCGACGCCCTATCGTCCGCAACGAAGACAGTGA
- a CDS encoding DUF2470 domain-containing protein yields the protein MQEYIKEAQAFIQSERDGMLCTLSRRLEGFPFGSIAPFALTDAGEPLILISDIAEHTRNVRADARVSFLIQDSKAVDQQAAARATLVGYALPVSEPFIEDARNRYLSAVPGAASYFAMHDFSLFRIHTLQVRFIGGFGNIYWIDGKEMFDRSGDAKFDAIAPHAEGICKHMNEDHEAAMIAYAKAFAATQAESARMLRVDSYGFDLIAIEKGMHKPLRLNFPAPVTTTEELRQATVAMVRQAQQIIG from the coding sequence ATGCAGGAATACATCAAAGAAGCGCAGGCGTTTATTCAATCGGAACGTGACGGCATGCTTTGCACCTTGTCACGCCGTTTGGAAGGTTTTCCGTTCGGTTCAATTGCGCCCTTTGCGCTCACTGATGCGGGCGAGCCGTTGATTTTAATCAGCGACATTGCCGAACATACGCGCAATGTTCGCGCCGATGCCCGCGTCAGTTTTCTCATTCAGGATTCAAAAGCCGTAGACCAGCAAGCCGCCGCCCGCGCCACGCTTGTCGGTTATGCGTTGCCGGTGTCGGAACCGTTCATCGAAGATGCGCGCAATCGTTATCTGAGCGCCGTGCCCGGTGCCGCCAGCTATTTTGCGATGCATGATTTTTCACTCTTTCGCATTCACACCTTGCAGGTGCGCTTCATTGGCGGGTTTGGCAACATCTACTGGATTGACGGCAAAGAGATGTTTGATCGTTCGGGCGACGCAAAATTCGATGCGATAGCGCCGCACGCCGAAGGCATCTGTAAACACATGAACGAAGACCACGAAGCCGCAATGATTGCTTACGCCAAAGCTTTTGCCGCAACCCAAGCCGAAAGCGCCAGGATGCTGCGCGTTGATAGTTATGGTTTCGACCTGATTGCCATCGAAAAAGGCATGCACAAACCCCTTCGTTTGAATTTCCCCGCGCCGGTTACGACTACCGAAGAGTTACGCCAAGCCACGGTGGCAATGGTTCGACAGGCGCAACAAATCATTGGTTAA
- the pfp gene encoding diphosphate--fructose-6-phosphate 1-phosphotransferase → MSAKPVLAIVVGGGPAPGINAVISAAAIEAINEGFEVVGVQDGFKFLMREDASKIRPLTIDDVSRIHLDGGSVLGTARDNPTKSAAAIQAVVKTLRSKSVTHLVTIGGDDTALSSRYVSENSDGQIRVVHVPKTIDNDLPLPAHIPTFGYQTARHVGVELVHNLMEDARSTKRWYVVVAMGRKAGYLALGIGKAAGATLTLIGEEFRRDVVSFKEICDIVEGSIIKRRAMRRHFGVVILAEGLIEKLDPQELADLQDVERDEHGHIRFAEVDLARKVKAEVQGRLSMRGIRVTITNKNIGYELRCADPIPFDAAYCRDLGYSAIRFLLGGASGAMVSIQGGRLTPISFDELRDPATGKTRVRQVNVDSEGFRVAREYMIRLQASDFADADWVEKMAKAGHLSVEEFHNKFDYLGK, encoded by the coding sequence ATGTCAGCAAAACCTGTTTTAGCAATTGTCGTAGGCGGCGGTCCCGCGCCCGGTATCAATGCGGTGATTTCGGCTGCCGCCATCGAAGCCATCAACGAAGGCTTTGAGGTAGTCGGCGTACAGGACGGATTCAAATTTCTGATGCGCGAAGATGCTTCAAAGATTCGTCCGCTTACCATTGATGATGTATCGCGCATTCATCTCGATGGCGGCTCGGTGCTCGGCACGGCGCGCGATAACCCGACGAAATCCGCCGCCGCGATTCAAGCGGTCGTCAAAACTTTGCGCTCGAAAAGTGTCACCCATCTGGTCACTATTGGCGGCGATGACACGGCGCTCTCTTCAAGGTACGTTTCGGAAAATTCCGACGGGCAGATTCGTGTCGTCCATGTTCCCAAAACCATTGATAACGATTTGCCACTACCGGCGCACATCCCGACATTCGGTTATCAAACCGCGCGGCATGTTGGCGTCGAACTGGTTCACAATCTCATGGAAGATGCGCGCTCGACCAAACGTTGGTACGTTGTCGTGGCGATGGGCAGAAAAGCCGGATACCTCGCACTGGGCATCGGCAAAGCCGCAGGCGCAACGCTTACCTTGATTGGCGAAGAGTTCCGCCGCGACGTTGTGTCGTTTAAAGAAATCTGCGACATCGTTGAAGGCTCGATTATCAAACGCCGCGCCATGCGTAGACATTTCGGCGTGGTGATTCTTGCCGAAGGGTTGATTGAAAAACTCGACCCGCAGGAACTTGCAGACTTGCAGGACGTCGAACGCGATGAACACGGGCACATACGCTTTGCCGAAGTCGATTTGGCGCGCAAGGTCAAAGCCGAAGTGCAGGGAAGGTTATCTATGCGCGGCATTCGCGTCACCATCACCAATAAAAATATCGGTTATGAACTGAGATGCGCCGACCCCATTCCATTCGATGCGGCTTACTGTCGCGACCTGGGTTACAGCGCCATTCGCTTTTTGCTCGGCGGCGCAAGCGGCGCGATGGTGAGCATTCAAGGCGGGCGATTGACGCCGATTTCCTTCGATGAATTGCGCGACCCGGCAACCGGTAAAACCCGTGTGCGTCAGGTCAATGTCGATAGCGAAGGGTTCCGCGTGGCTCGCGAATACATGATTCGTTTGCAGGCATCCGATTTTGCCGACGCCGATTGGGTGGAAAAAATGGCAAAAGCCGGACATTTAAGTGTCGAAGAGTTTCACAACAAATTTGATTATTTGGGTAAATAA
- the lpxB gene encoding lipid-A-disaccharide synthase — protein MTQAETISTPPIKTHQRTIMIVAGEASGDKHGAALARALVKLFPETEFTFFGSGGEEMRAAGVETLVDAREVAIIGIPEIIGALGKLYGAFRKLIHAARIRKPDAVVLVDWPDFNMRVAKKLHREGCKIIYYISPQVWAWRRYRVNALKRDVDKMLVILPFEEAFYKNQNIDVEYIGHPLVEAVRLTLTREAFASQHGLDASRPFIALLPGSRHKEIHYHLPEMLKAARQLNAPQFILPLASTVSRETIEKAIKDSGVEVTIIERDTYNALGHAAFAVVASGTATVETALAGTPMVIVYRGSEINWRLIRPLIQLDTFGMVNLIAGRRIMPELIQHDCTGERIAETVQEVSGDSRRLMQMREDLAEVRRKLETGEGSVPERAARAVMRLIDK, from the coding sequence ATGACTCAGGCTGAAACGATTTCGACACCACCGATAAAAACCCATCAACGAACTATCATGATTGTCGCAGGCGAAGCTTCAGGCGATAAACATGGCGCGGCTTTGGCGCGCGCGCTCGTCAAACTTTTTCCCGAAACCGAGTTCACTTTTTTCGGGTCAGGCGGCGAAGAGATGCGCGCCGCAGGCGTTGAAACTTTAGTCGATGCGCGTGAGGTCGCCATCATCGGCATTCCTGAAATCATTGGCGCGCTTGGCAAACTCTACGGCGCATTTCGCAAGTTGATTCACGCGGCAAGGATACGAAAACCCGATGCCGTCGTACTGGTTGATTGGCCCGATTTCAATATGCGAGTCGCCAAAAAGTTACATCGCGAAGGTTGCAAAATCATTTATTACATCAGCCCGCAGGTCTGGGCATGGCGGCGGTATCGCGTCAACGCCTTGAAACGCGATGTCGATAAAATGCTCGTCATCCTGCCGTTTGAAGAGGCGTTTTATAAAAATCAAAACATTGATGTTGAATACATCGGTCATCCGTTGGTTGAAGCCGTGCGCCTCACCCTTACACGCGAAGCCTTTGCCAGCCAACATGGACTCGATGCTTCGCGCCCGTTTATCGCTCTGCTTCCGGGCAGCCGTCACAAAGAGATTCATTACCATTTGCCGGAAATGCTCAAAGCAGCCCGTCAATTGAATGCTCCGCAATTTATTTTGCCGCTGGCGTCAACGGTTTCCCGCGAAACCATTGAAAAAGCGATTAAAGATTCCGGTGTTGAAGTAACGATAATCGAACGCGACACCTATAATGCCCTGGGGCACGCGGCGTTTGCGGTCGTCGCAAGCGGCACGGCAACCGTCGAGACGGCGCTTGCCGGAACCCCTATGGTGATTGTCTATCGCGGGTCGGAAATCAATTGGCGACTGATTCGCCCGCTCATTCAACTCGATACCTTTGGCATGGTCAACTTGATTGCCGGGCGTCGCATTATGCCTGAACTCATACAACATGACTGCACAGGCGAACGTATTGCCGAAACTGTTCAAGAAGTGTCAGGCGATTCAAGGCGACTGATGCAGATGCGCGAAGACCTCGCAGAAGTTCGCAGAAAGCTGGAAACCGGCGAGGGGTCGGTTCCCGAACGCGCCGCCCGCGCAGTGATGCGCCTCATCGATAAATAA
- a CDS encoding PadR family transcriptional regulator yields MQNNLTTTSYLVLGLVARLGAATPYDLKRAVYHTVEYFWAFPHSQLYAEPDRLKKAGYLKESRERSGRRRRTFTITESGRAALANWLREPTEEPIEIRDLALLKLYFGELATAADVQTLAAQQLNLHQARLAEYEALRQTRQLDEAGARFPLAVLDMGMLFERAALAFWQTIINDPPGAGKRLQPASEFTKVAKNRASQLPSAKARNRVPIGEADKSVEAQPHKAQIFGEPEVESFVEDFEKATTEKFAEETNSSLEETLPDHLL; encoded by the coding sequence ATGCAGAATAATCTCACGACGACTTCTTATCTGGTCTTAGGTTTGGTGGCGCGACTCGGCGCAGCGACGCCTTATGATTTGAAGCGCGCGGTCTATCACACGGTCGAATATTTCTGGGCGTTTCCGCATTCGCAACTTTATGCCGAACCTGACCGTCTGAAAAAAGCCGGATATCTGAAAGAGTCGCGAGAACGCAGCGGGCGGCGGCGCAGAACCTTTACGATTACCGAAAGCGGTCGCGCGGCGCTCGCAAATTGGCTGCGCGAACCGACCGAGGAACCCATCGAAATTCGCGACCTGGCGCTTTTGAAACTCTATTTCGGCGAACTCGCAACCGCTGCCGATGTTCAAACGCTCGCCGCGCAACAACTCAACTTGCATCAAGCGCGGCTCGCCGAATATGAAGCGCTTCGTCAGACGCGGCAACTTGACGAAGCCGGGGCGAGATTTCCTTTAGCGGTTCTCGATATGGGAATGCTTTTTGAGCGCGCCGCCCTGGCGTTCTGGCAAACCATTATCAACGACCCGCCAGGCGCAGGTAAACGGCTGCAACCGGCAAGTGAGTTTACAAAGGTCGCGAAGAACCGCGCGAGTCAATTACCAAGCGCAAAAGCGCGCAATCGTGTGCCAATCGGTGAAGCGGACAAATCGGTAGAGGCGCAACCCCACAAGGCGCAAATTTTTGGTGAGCCGGAGGTTGAATCGTTCGTTGAAGACTTTGAAAAAGCGACAACCGAAAAATTTGCCGAAGAGACAAATTCATCTCTTGAAGAAACCTTACCCGACCATCTTTTATAA
- a CDS encoding 6-phosphofructokinase, with amino-acid sequence MAIKRIGVLVGGGPAPGTNGVISAVTIEAINMRCTPIGFHDGFEWLVERYTDEQHELSINEVSRIHLDGGAILGASRTDITRDARSLENAIAALKKLEIEGLVTIGGDDLVRSSMAIERETAGAIKVVQVPKSIDNDLWLPLPVSTLGYETARHVGVGLVHTLMEDAKTTGRWYFGVTMGRPTGHLTLGIGKAAGATCTIIPEEFHKQTISLAEICDIVEGTIIKRRALGRAHGVVLLAEALVEHFDPAEVAELQDVDRDAQGNIRVTEIDLGRKVKNEVQIRLEQRGIKATIVDKTIGYELRCAPPIPYDAEYARELGYAAVNYLLGGGSNAMMTIQGGEFEAVPFDQVIDPQTGRGRLRFVDVDTESYQVASDYMVRIGKKDFEDEAWLAKLAEAGGLSKDDFIARFGKFAH; translated from the coding sequence ATGGCAATAAAAAGAATTGGAGTTTTAGTTGGCGGCGGTCCTGCGCCGGGTACGAATGGCGTCATCTCTGCGGTGACTATCGAAGCAATCAACATGCGTTGCACGCCTATCGGTTTTCACGATGGCTTCGAGTGGTTAGTCGAACGCTATACGGATGAGCAGCATGAACTTTCAATCAATGAAGTGTCGCGCATACACCTTGATGGCGGTGCCATCCTTGGCGCTTCACGCACAGACATCACACGCGACGCGAGGAGTTTGGAAAATGCCATCGCGGCGTTGAAAAAATTGGAGATTGAAGGCTTGGTGACCATCGGCGGGGATGATTTGGTTCGCAGTTCGATGGCGATTGAACGTGAAACCGCAGGCGCGATTAAAGTCGTGCAGGTGCCGAAAAGTATTGATAACGATTTATGGTTGCCGTTGCCGGTTTCAACGCTCGGTTACGAAACCGCGCGGCACGTCGGCGTAGGTCTGGTGCATACCTTGATGGAAGATGCCAAGACCACCGGACGCTGGTATTTCGGCGTGACTATGGGAAGACCCACAGGGCATTTGACGCTTGGCATCGGCAAAGCCGCGGGCGCGACCTGCACCATCATTCCCGAAGAATTTCATAAACAGACCATCTCGCTTGCGGAAATCTGCGACATCGTTGAAGGCACGATTATCAAACGGCGGGCGCTTGGTCGCGCGCATGGCGTTGTCCTGCTTGCCGAAGCCCTGGTTGAACATTTCGACCCCGCAGAGGTTGCCGAATTGCAGGACGTTGACCGCGATGCGCAAGGCAACATTCGCGTCACCGAAATTGACCTCGGTCGCAAAGTGAAAAACGAAGTACAGATACGACTGGAACAGCGCGGCATCAAAGCAACGATTGTCGATAAGACGATTGGTTATGAATTGAGATGCGCGCCGCCGATTCCTTACGATGCCGAGTATGCGCGTGAACTCGGTTACGCGGCGGTCAATTATCTGCTGGGCGGCGGTTCAAACGCCATGATGACCATTCAGGGCGGCGAGTTTGAAGCGGTGCCATTTGATCAGGTGATTGACCCGCAGACCGGACGTGGGCGTTTGCGTTTCGTGGATGTCGACACCGAAAGTTATCAGGTGGCGAGTGATTACATGGTGCGCATCGGCAAAAAGGATTTTGAGGACGAAGCCTGGCTTGCGAAACTCGCCGAAGCCGGTGGTCTGTCGAAGGACGATTTTATAGCGCGTTTCGGCAAATTCGCTCATTGA
- a CDS encoding aminotransferase class V-fold PLP-dependent enzyme has protein sequence MFTRRNFLRTFGTAASLSVVASFRDDSLERIFAATKHVDKVPAEELALDEDFWREIQNAFTLDRTIINLNNGGVCPSPRIVHETLKRYLDISNEAPSYSMWRLLEPNIESVRRGLANAFGCDMEEIAITRNASEALEICQLGLDLKRGDEVLTTNQDYGRMINTWMQRERRDGIKLKQISFPVPPPSQDYLFEIFEKAITPQTRVIHVCHITNLTGQIFPIKRICQMARAKGIEVIVDGAHAFAHFPFKQADLDCDYYGTSLHKWLLAPVGTGMLYVRKAKIKNLWPLMPADKKQDDDIRKFEEIGTHPAANHNAIAEALNFHEGIGSERKAARLRYLKNRWARRLEKTGRVKILTPYDPAQSCALANFSVEGVDPVKLGGHLWDKYRINCTPIVHAEYSGIRITPNVYTTIREIDIFCDAVEKVIRSGLPT, from the coding sequence ATGTTTACTCGAAGAAATTTTTTAAGAACCTTTGGCACTGCCGCAAGCCTGAGCGTGGTCGCTTCGTTTCGCGATGACAGCCTTGAGCGCATCTTTGCCGCTACTAAACACGTTGATAAAGTTCCGGCAGAAGAACTGGCTTTGGATGAAGATTTCTGGCGCGAAATCCAGAATGCTTTTACGCTCGACCGCACGATTATCAATTTGAATAACGGCGGGGTCTGCCCGTCGCCGCGCATCGTTCACGAAACCCTGAAACGTTACCTGGACATTTCCAACGAAGCGCCGAGTTATTCGATGTGGCGCTTACTTGAACCCAACATCGAAAGCGTAAGACGCGGGCTGGCGAACGCTTTCGGATGCGATATGGAAGAGATTGCCATCACCCGCAACGCCAGTGAGGCGCTGGAAATTTGCCAACTCGGTTTAGACCTCAAACGCGGTGATGAAGTGCTCACCACCAATCAGGATTACGGGCGTATGATTAACACCTGGATGCAGCGCGAACGCCGCGACGGCATTAAACTCAAACAGATTTCCTTTCCGGTGCCGCCGCCTTCGCAGGATTATCTGTTCGAGATTTTTGAAAAAGCCATCACCCCGCAAACCCGTGTCATACACGTTTGTCACATCACCAATCTAACCGGACAGATTTTTCCGATTAAACGCATTTGCCAGATGGCGCGGGCAAAGGGAATCGAAGTCATCGTTGACGGCGCGCATGCATTTGCCCATTTCCCCTTCAAACAGGCTGACCTCGATTGCGATTATTACGGCACCAGTTTGCACAAATGGCTGCTTGCGCCGGTCGGCACCGGGATGCTTTATGTGCGCAAAGCGAAGATTAAAAATCTGTGGCCATTGATGCCTGCCGATAAAAAGCAGGATGATGACATTCGCAAATTTGAAGAGATTGGCACCCACCCGGCGGCAAATCATAACGCCATTGCCGAGGCATTGAATTTTCATGAAGGCATTGGTTCAGAACGCAAAGCCGCGCGTTTGCGTTATTTGAAAAACCGTTGGGCGCGTCGCTTGGAGAAAACCGGACGGGTGAAAATTTTGACACCATATGACCCTGCACAATCCTGCGCGCTGGCGAATTTTTCGGTTGAAGGTGTTGACCCGGTCAAACTCGGCGGTCATTTGTGGGATAAATACCGGATTAACTGCACGCCGATTGTGCATGCCGAATACAGCGGCATTCGCATCACCCCGAATGTCTACACGACGATTCGCGAAATCGATATTTTCTGCGATGCTGTTGAAAAGGTGATTCGTTCGGGACTGCCGACGTAA
- a CDS encoding DUF3500 domain-containing protein has product MSKAAETRGLAEPFKGITTNGTVIPNLFPIRSTGVSIAPVRKAAEIYIATLSDEQRGKSMFAIDDDEWRKWMNQHFYVRQGVSFKEMTDAQRQAAIGLLRASLSARGLKLTRDIMRLNHTLGELNNNDFFQYGEWLYWITLMGKPSDKEPWGWQLDGHHAIINYFVMGDQVVMSPAFFGSEPVTAREGKFKGTTILQDEQRMGLAMINALTDGQRQKAIIQVSKTGNNNVGEAYKDNVVLDYAGVRAAEFSAQQKRQLLDLINQYVSNMRDGHAKVKMHEVRAHLDETRFAWVGGTDATSVFYYRIHSPVVLIEFDHQLPANLRHLAADPRVPNREHIHTVMRTPNGNDYGKDLLRQHYQQHPHPHNH; this is encoded by the coding sequence ATGTCGAAAGCCGCCGAGACCCGTGGGCTTGCTGAGCCTTTCAAAGGCATCACCACCAACGGCACAGTTATCCCTAACCTCTTTCCGATTCGCTCGACAGGCGTTTCCATAGCGCCGGTGCGTAAAGCCGCCGAAATCTACATCGCAACGCTTAGCGACGAACAACGCGGCAAATCCATGTTCGCTATTGATGACGACGAATGGCGCAAATGGATGAATCAGCATTTTTACGTTCGCCAGGGTGTCAGTTTCAAAGAGATGACCGATGCGCAACGCCAAGCCGCTATCGGTTTGTTGCGGGCATCACTGAGCGCCAGGGGCTTGAAACTTACGCGCGACATCATGCGACTCAATCATACTTTGGGTGAACTCAACAACAATGATTTTTTCCAATATGGCGAATGGCTTTACTGGATTACCTTGATGGGCAAGCCATCGGATAAAGAACCCTGGGGATGGCAACTCGACGGGCATCACGCCATCATCAACTATTTTGTGATGGGCGACCAAGTGGTAATGAGTCCGGCATTTTTCGGTTCGGAACCGGTTACGGCTCGTGAAGGAAAATTCAAAGGCACGACGATTTTGCAGGACGAGCAACGCATGGGCTTGGCGATGATCAACGCGCTTACCGATGGGCAACGCCAGAAAGCCATCATTCAGGTTTCCAAGACCGGCAATAACAACGTCGGCGAAGCCTATAAAGATAATGTGGTGTTGGACTATGCAGGGGTTCGCGCAGCGGAGTTTTCTGCACAACAAAAAAGACAACTCCTCGACCTCATCAATCAATATGTCTCGAATATGCGCGACGGTCATGCCAAAGTGAAAATGCATGAAGTGCGGGCGCATTTGGATGAAACCCGGTTTGCGTGGGTAGGCGGGACGGATGCGACAAGCGTTTTCTATTACCGCATTCATAGCCCGGTGGTGCTCATTGAATTCGACCATCAATTGCCCGCGAACCTGCGCCACCTCGCCGCTGACCCGCGGGTTCCCAATCGCGAACACATTCATACGGTAATGCGCACGCCGAACGGCAACGATTACGGCAAAGATTTACTCCGGCAACATTACCAACAACACCCGCACCCGCATAATCATTGA
- a CDS encoding type II toxin-antitoxin system HicA family toxin: MKVREVVKLLEADGWYLARTKGSHHQFKHPTKAGVVTIPGNKNDDIAPGTLNNILKQAGLKA, translated from the coding sequence ATGAAAGTTCGTGAAGTCGTCAAACTGCTTGAAGCTGATGGCTGGTATTTAGCGCGAACCAAAGGCAGCCACCATCAATTCAAGCATCCGACAAAAGCCGGCGTGGTCACGATTCCAGGCAATAAAAACGACGACATTGCGCCCGGAACGCTCAACAATATTTTGAAACAAGCGGGATTGAAAGCATGA
- a CDS encoding type II toxin-antitoxin system HicB family antitoxin — protein MKKYLIVIEKTATGYSAYSPDVPGCGSTGKTKKAVEKNIREAIEFHLEGLRLEGCEIPEPSSYSSYVEVAA, from the coding sequence ATGAAAAAATATCTTATCGTCATTGAAAAAACCGCTACCGGCTATTCGGCATATTCGCCTGATGTGCCGGGTTGCGGCTCAACCGGCAAAACCAAAAAAGCGGTCGAAAAAAATATTCGCGAAGCCATTGAATTTCATTTGGAGGGATTGCGACTTGAAGGTTGCGAAATTCCCGAGCCGAGCAGTTATTCTTCCTACGTTGAAGTAGCTGCTTAA